A stretch of the Campylobacter sp. 19-13652 genome encodes the following:
- a CDS encoding nitronate monooxygenase, which produces MKPLKIGKYEIKHPIFQGGMGLGISWDRLAGSVSAEGALGIISSVGTGYYDKLAYAQRELEGKPLGSESFYCSKAFAKIVENARKICGDSPLGANIMCAANDYARIARDACEAGINIIVSGAGLPTNLPEFTQGFKDVALVPIVSSAKALKIICKRWQQRYNRLPDAVVLEGPLSGGHQGFTYEQCLDPEYSLEKLIPQVKAEIAQWGDFPLIAAGGIWDKSDIERVMALGADGVQMGTRFIGTHECDAHPTFKQVLIEATKDDIELIKSPVGYPARGIKSNLFKLIEQKIAPKIKCISNCVAPCEHGKEAKKVGYCIANRLYDAVSGVRETGLFFTGANGYKLKELISVKELIKKLTQGEDA; this is translated from the coding sequence ATGAAGCCACTAAAAATAGGCAAATATGAGATAAAGCACCCTATATTTCAGGGTGGCATGGGGCTTGGTATAAGCTGGGATAGGCTAGCTGGATCAGTGAGTGCGGAGGGTGCGCTTGGTATTATTAGCTCTGTTGGGACGGGCTATTACGACAAGCTGGCCTATGCACAGCGCGAGCTTGAGGGCAAACCGCTGGGAAGCGAGAGTTTTTATTGCTCAAAAGCCTTTGCAAAAATAGTCGAAAATGCTCGTAAAATTTGTGGCGATAGTCCGCTTGGTGCAAATATAATGTGTGCGGCAAATGATTATGCTAGGATAGCAAGGGACGCTTGCGAGGCTGGCATAAATATAATAGTAAGTGGCGCTGGGCTACCTACAAATTTACCAGAGTTTACTCAAGGCTTTAAAGACGTGGCGCTTGTGCCCATTGTTAGCTCTGCAAAGGCTCTAAAAATCATCTGCAAGCGCTGGCAGCAGCGCTATAATCGCCTGCCTGATGCTGTTGTGCTAGAAGGGCCTCTTAGTGGTGGACATCAGGGATTTACCTACGAGCAGTGTCTAGATCCAGAATATAGCTTAGAAAAGCTTATACCGCAAGTTAAAGCAGAAATAGCACAGTGGGGTGATTTCCCACTCATTGCAGCTGGTGGGATATGGGATAAATCTGACATTGAGCGTGTTATGGCATTAGGTGCTGATGGCGTGCAGATGGGGACACGATTTATCGGCACTCACGAATGCGATGCTCATCCTACTTTTAAGCAAGTGCTAATAGAAGCAACAAAAGATGATATTGAGCTTATAAAAAGCCCAGTGGGCTATCCGGCGCGTGGCATAAAATCAAATTTATTTAAGCTAATCGAGCAAAAAATTGCCCCAAAAATAAAGTGCATAAGCAATTGCGTGGCGCCATGTGAACATGGTAAAGAGGCTAAAAAAGTGGGATATTGTATAGCAAATCGTCTCTATGATGCAGTAAGTGGCGTAAGAGAGACTGGATTATTTTTTACAGGTGCAAACGGTTATAAATTAAAAGAGCTAATTAGCGTCAAAGAGCTTATTAAAAAGTTAACTCAAGGCGAAGATGCTTAA